Proteins from a single region of Aureibacter tunicatorum:
- a CDS encoding phytoene/squalene synthase family protein, with translation MKKQLFDNSSFLCSKIVTNTYSTSFSLAVKMLSPKIRSAIYGVYGFVRYADEIVDTFHDYPKEELLNEFEAEYYTAMERGISTNPIINAFQQVVKKYSIEDKLVRAFLKSMRMDLTKKEYLTDEEYREYIYGSADVVGLMCLRIFVNGDNQKYEQLKDTAMRLGSAFQKVNFLRDLKDDVETLNRFYFPGVDLMSLDARSKKAIIDEIELDFEVAFQGIKKLPVEAKFGVYTAFRYYRGLLLKLKRTKSEEIITSRIRISNPHKVFLLSRSFVKYKLNLI, from the coding sequence ATGAAGAAACAGTTGTTTGATAATTCCTCTTTTTTGTGCTCAAAGATTGTAACCAACACCTACAGCACTTCTTTTTCGTTGGCAGTAAAGATGCTTTCTCCAAAGATCAGGTCAGCGATATACGGCGTGTATGGTTTTGTGAGGTATGCTGATGAAATAGTTGATACTTTTCACGATTATCCCAAAGAAGAGTTGCTGAATGAATTTGAGGCTGAATATTATACAGCTATGGAAAGAGGAATAAGCACAAACCCAATCATCAATGCCTTTCAGCAAGTGGTTAAAAAGTATTCCATAGAAGATAAATTGGTAAGAGCTTTTTTGAAAAGCATGAGAATGGACTTGACAAAAAAAGAGTATCTTACTGATGAGGAGTATCGAGAATATATTTATGGTTCAGCTGACGTGGTAGGGCTTATGTGCCTTAGGATTTTTGTCAATGGAGATAATCAAAAATATGAACAGCTTAAGGATACTGCCATGAGGTTGGGTTCGGCTTTTCAAAAGGTCAACTTTCTTAGGGATCTTAAGGATGATGTAGAAACTCTTAATAGGTTTTATTTTCCCGGAGTGGATTTGATGTCATTGGACGCAAGATCCAAGAAAGCAATTATTGATGAGATTGAGTTGGACTTTGAAGTCGCTTTTCAGGGAATAAAGAAGTTGCCGGTGGAGGCTAAATTTGGAGTTTATACTGCTTTTAGGTATTACCGGGGATTGTTGTTGAAATTGAAGCGAACAAAATCGGAAGAGATAATTACGTCCAGAATTAGAATTTCGAACCCTCATAAAGTATTCTTATTGAGTAGATCATTTGTTAAATATAAGTTGAATTTAATATGA
- a CDS encoding phytoene desaturase family protein: protein MKAIVIGSGFSSLACSCYLAKEGYDVTVVEKNSEIGGRARVFSKEGFKFDIGPTWYWMPDVFEDFFGQFGKSPDDYYELIRLDPGYKVYFGVNDYADIPASLEEIYTLFETEEHGSSIFLEKFLNKAQENYDIAVKDLVYKPGESLTELVTFETVQRLGLFFKSIRTEVHGKIKSERLRKILEFPVLFLGAKPSNTPAFYNFMNFADFGLGTWHPKGGMGEVSKGIEALAVSLGVEFVLDCEVAQIQLDEQGEFQCIHTNKGQLTADVLISGADYHHTESLLPISSRQYDQKYWNKKTFAPSALLFFVGFDKKLSGLSHHTLFFDTDFDQHAKHIYDQPSWPKDPLFYASFPSITDSSFAPHGKESATFLIPLAPNLHDSEELRSEYFDLIISRLEKLTKQSLKENILFSKSYCVSDFKKDYNSFKGNAYGLANTLLQTAYFRPKIRSSKVPNLFFTGQLTVPGPGVPPSLISGKIASELVKKYYKISIHEETVV from the coding sequence ATGAAAGCAATTGTTATAGGTTCCGGTTTTTCTTCACTTGCATGCTCTTGTTATTTGGCTAAAGAAGGTTATGATGTAACCGTTGTGGAAAAAAACAGCGAAATAGGAGGTAGGGCAAGAGTCTTTTCCAAGGAAGGGTTTAAGTTCGATATTGGCCCTACTTGGTATTGGATGCCAGATGTTTTTGAGGATTTCTTTGGTCAGTTTGGAAAGTCTCCAGATGATTATTACGAATTGATCAGGCTAGACCCAGGGTATAAGGTTTACTTTGGAGTAAATGATTACGCGGATATTCCAGCTTCGCTTGAAGAAATTTACACCTTGTTTGAAACGGAAGAGCATGGGAGTTCGATTTTCTTGGAGAAATTCTTGAATAAAGCACAAGAAAATTATGATATCGCAGTAAAAGATTTAGTGTACAAGCCGGGAGAGTCATTGACGGAGTTGGTTACTTTTGAAACAGTTCAAAGGCTAGGCTTATTTTTTAAGTCAATCCGCACTGAAGTGCATGGCAAGATCAAGTCCGAAAGGTTGAGAAAAATATTAGAATTTCCTGTTCTTTTTTTAGGTGCCAAACCTTCCAATACCCCGGCGTTTTATAACTTCATGAATTTTGCTGATTTTGGCTTGGGAACATGGCATCCAAAAGGTGGAATGGGCGAGGTATCCAAAGGTATAGAAGCTTTGGCAGTTAGTTTAGGCGTTGAATTTGTCTTGGATTGCGAAGTGGCTCAAATTCAGCTTGATGAACAAGGCGAGTTTCAGTGCATCCATACAAACAAGGGACAGCTTACTGCTGATGTATTGATAAGTGGTGCTGATTATCACCATACAGAGTCTTTGTTGCCTATTTCTAGTAGACAGTATGATCAGAAGTACTGGAATAAGAAAACCTTTGCTCCATCGGCATTGTTGTTTTTTGTAGGTTTTGACAAGAAGTTAAGTGGGCTATCGCATCATACACTTTTTTTTGATACTGATTTTGATCAACATGCCAAGCATATTTATGATCAACCATCTTGGCCTAAAGATCCTTTGTTTTATGCGAGTTTTCCTTCGATAACAGATAGTTCGTTTGCTCCCCATGGAAAAGAGTCCGCGACTTTTTTAATTCCTCTGGCTCCGAATTTGCATGACAGTGAAGAGTTGAGGTCTGAATATTTTGATTTGATTATTTCAAGACTTGAAAAATTAACCAAGCAATCTCTTAAAGAAAATATATTGTTCTCAAAGTCTTACTGTGTGTCTGACTTTAAAAAGGACTATAATTCGTTTAAGGGCAATGCTTATGGATTAGCCAATACGCTTTTGCAAACAGCGTATTTCAGGCCTAAGATTAGGAGCTCAAAAGTTCCGAATTTATTTTTTACAGGGCAATTGACAGTGCCAGGGCCTGGTGTTCCTCCGTCATTGATTTCTGGGAAAATAGCGAGTGAATTGGTGAAAAAATATTATAAAATTTCCATCCATGAAGAAACAGTTGTTTGA
- a CDS encoding MerR family transcriptional regulator, producing MIYNKLSIKDLENLTGVKAHTIRIWEKRYSLLSPERTDTNIRFYSISALQKMLNVKLLQENGWKISKIAKLSEDEILREVAQCTQVVEDNLSAYVDRILLSMLSYDKKEFFHVYDELSSKLDFSQIYFDVVVPFFHKVGLMWQTSSITAAHEHFITNLILQKIHVEIDSIEKESAQSGDILFVLFLPEYEIHQLKLLYLYYVLLKKGCNVIYLGESVPLDAFESFQKLPKPIRYVSSFTTFPVADNLASYLTEFSEKVLVSSKDEFLIIDDHHTDQDFNGKIKFCRTVEQIVNF from the coding sequence ATGATTTATAATAAACTATCGATTAAAGACCTGGAAAACCTGACAGGGGTAAAAGCGCATACGATTAGGATTTGGGAAAAAAGGTATTCATTGTTGAGTCCTGAAAGGACGGATACGAACATCAGATTTTACAGCATAAGCGCATTGCAAAAAATGCTCAATGTGAAGTTGCTTCAGGAGAATGGCTGGAAGATTTCTAAAATAGCTAAATTATCGGAAGACGAAATATTAAGAGAGGTAGCTCAATGCACTCAGGTGGTCGAAGATAATTTGTCTGCATATGTTGATCGTATATTATTAAGCATGCTTTCTTATGACAAGAAAGAGTTTTTTCATGTTTATGATGAACTATCTTCGAAGCTCGATTTTAGTCAAATATATTTTGATGTGGTCGTGCCATTTTTTCATAAAGTAGGCTTAATGTGGCAGACATCTTCTATCACAGCGGCTCATGAGCATTTCATCACCAATTTGATTTTGCAAAAGATACATGTCGAAATTGATTCAATTGAAAAGGAGAGTGCTCAATCAGGCGATATATTGTTTGTTTTGTTTTTGCCCGAATACGAGATTCATCAGTTGAAATTGCTTTATCTCTATTATGTGTTGTTGAAAAAAGGGTGCAATGTGATTTATTTAGGGGAAAGCGTTCCGCTTGATGCTTTCGAATCTTTTCAAAAATTGCCCAAGCCAATTCGCTATGTGAGCAGTTTTACAACATTTCCAGTCGCCGATAACTTGGCTTCATATTTGACTGAGTTTAGCGAGAAAGTACTCGTTTCTTCTAAAGATGAATTTTTAATTATAGATGATCATCACACTGATCAGGATTTTAATGGAAAAATTAAATTTTGCCGGACAGTTGAACAAATTGTTAATTTTTAG
- a CDS encoding nuclear transport factor 2 family protein, whose protein sequence is MKLFLILIGTVLITACNPNKNSHNEANIKTIKATLQEQSSAWNNGNMEQYMQGYWNSDSLMFIGKSNITYGWDQTLANYKSKYPDADARGILTFSNIDVKILSPEYAYVIGDWNLVRKTGNIGGKYTLLWKKIDDKWVIISDMTN, encoded by the coding sequence ATGAAACTTTTTTTAATACTTATAGGAACTGTATTGATAACGGCCTGCAATCCAAACAAGAACAGCCACAATGAAGCAAATATCAAAACGATAAAAGCCACACTTCAAGAACAAAGTTCTGCTTGGAATAATGGCAATATGGAACAATACATGCAAGGCTATTGGAATTCCGACTCATTGATGTTTATAGGCAAATCCAACATCACATACGGATGGGACCAGACGCTAGCGAATTACAAGTCAAAATACCCCGATGCTGATGCTAGAGGTATCTTAACATTTTCTAACATTGATGTAAAAATATTATCGCCAGAATACGCTTATGTAATAGGCGACTGGAATTTAGTCAGAAAAACAGGCAACATTGGAGGCAAATACACATTGTTATGGAAGAAAATCGATGACAAATGGGTTATAATCTCAGATATGACAAACTAA
- a CDS encoding FGGY family carbohydrate kinase gives MSRSVIAIFDIGRTNKKFLLFDRSYEVVHQESQQFEEIVDEDGFISEDITAIVKWMKKTFNAHLKNRNRPIRALNFTAYGSTLVHVTRTGKPVSPIYNYWKPISQDVKDAFFSSLGDKDAFMKDTSSPDIGMLNAGLQLYWLKHFRPETYGKIHTSLFLPQYCSSIFTGRNFSELSSLGLHSMIWDYSKERSHDWIYNEKLNSKFPPIINVTSSEKVVIKNRTIKCGIGIQKSAGALIPYLMSSERTYLSLNTGCWSFAMNPFDKDPIDLKDLEQDCFMSLSFRGEPIRTSRVFIGREHDYQVNRICEHFGTTKADLLALEYDSSIVSKLVENQLDERKFFPQNAPNTGPLEKRDWPETKLEHFENYKEAYFQLILDLAYMQKAAIKLVIDAKGMDKIFISGGFSENIIFTTILSSMLPEIQFFKNNIQCTAALGAALVLHNQWNQETEISNLLSFEEIEPDEEIDFDSYILK, from the coding sequence ATGAGTAGATCGGTTATTGCGATATTTGATATAGGACGTACCAACAAAAAGTTCTTGCTATTCGACAGGAGCTATGAGGTAGTACACCAAGAATCACAACAATTTGAAGAGATAGTTGACGAAGACGGCTTTATCAGCGAGGACATTACAGCCATTGTCAAATGGATGAAAAAAACCTTTAATGCGCACTTAAAAAACCGAAATCGTCCTATTAGAGCCTTGAACTTCACAGCTTATGGCTCCACCTTAGTGCATGTAACACGAACGGGGAAACCTGTTTCGCCCATATATAATTACTGGAAGCCCATATCTCAAGATGTAAAAGACGCTTTTTTCTCCAGCTTGGGAGACAAAGACGCTTTTATGAAAGATACATCATCTCCAGATATTGGAATGCTCAATGCTGGCTTGCAACTATACTGGCTTAAACACTTTCGTCCTGAAACATATGGAAAAATACACACTAGTCTTTTTCTACCTCAATATTGCAGTAGCATATTCACTGGAAGGAACTTTTCGGAACTATCAAGCTTAGGCCTTCACTCCATGATTTGGGATTACTCCAAAGAGCGAAGCCATGATTGGATTTACAATGAAAAATTAAACTCCAAGTTCCCGCCAATCATCAATGTTACTTCCTCTGAAAAAGTAGTGATCAAAAATAGAACGATCAAATGCGGCATAGGAATTCAAAAAAGCGCGGGAGCTTTGATTCCATATTTGATGAGTTCTGAAAGAACATATCTTAGCCTGAATACTGGTTGTTGGTCTTTTGCGATGAACCCTTTTGACAAAGATCCTATTGACTTGAAAGATTTGGAACAAGACTGCTTCATGTCTTTAAGCTTCAGAGGCGAACCTATTCGTACCTCTCGCGTGTTTATCGGACGTGAGCACGATTACCAAGTAAATCGCATTTGCGAACATTTCGGCACAACAAAAGCGGACTTGCTCGCTTTAGAGTATGACTCTTCTATTGTATCTAAGCTTGTCGAAAATCAATTGGATGAACGAAAGTTTTTTCCTCAAAACGCTCCAAACACAGGCCCTTTAGAAAAGAGAGACTGGCCAGAAACTAAGCTCGAACATTTCGAAAATTACAAGGAAGCCTATTTCCAACTAATTCTCGATTTAGCTTACATGCAAAAAGCGGCTATAAAATTAGTGATTGACGCTAAAGGAATGGATAAAATTTTCATTTCAGGAGGATTTTCCGAAAATATTATTTTCACGACAATACTATCCAGCATGTTGCCTGAAATTCAATTTTTCAAAAACAATATTCAATGCACTGCGGCATTGGGAGCGGCATTAGTTCTTCATAATCAATGGAATCAAGAAACGGAAATCAGCAACTTGCTGAGCTTTGAGGAAATTGAGCCTGACGAGGAGATAGACTTCGATAGTTACATATTGAAATAG
- a CDS encoding PAS domain-containing sensor histidine kinase, translated as MSYFFQDNTTNNLQASTDNFGSSLPCPFLIINDQFNVIYENNEASQSFGSQLGHSIFEHVIQDSSKILKEDLIALSIGNKFIRNQIISCGVSDERCFKLTFKKILENGQTCISIIAIDASDQLAAKRKLHNLNLILSNSSEMIVFLDSQYNFLVANKTFLKAINLPLDYILGKSYIKIMGKFADEQNIKDSLFACHGKNTIKCQDWFNFPIQKRMHLDLRYDPVKAENNKLNGIIVSARDTTNLWKAEQKYKQVLDASEDGFWELNVRTLKIFLSKKIYTMLGYNPADFKNNELRNLPIIEIDDKKLLVENFKKFLRSRKDYYKSEFRAQTKDGDLKHILIRGKVIERTHSGFPIKLIGAHTDITAIREGQLELKKAKEEAERANNTKSEFLANMSHEIRTPLNAILGFTDILASSKGLEDNERSYLSSIKKSGSTLLALINDILDLSKIEAGRMDINSEVTDFYGFLKDVQQIFKHKCLQKGINFKLYLDESLPQYLIIDAIRLRQILFNLLGNAIKFTDKGFISLDIVIEKINANTLDLVIKINDTGIGIAKDQQEEIFEAFKQTGQNNKKYEGTGLGLAITKRLIHIMNGELELNSRLGIGTTFSIKLKNISIWNHAMEMDLITQSHKIHQLEYESPNIYFISKSKSIKDKVANQCSTLEANLILISGIENELLHQIKNGDFIIIDKSSKESLDKAIEIINRLPERIKPRLATTFPYEKKIMNLRVVNEDKIGSFIAENLAEDKKNKEFIDEELTSIIYSVPSEIAVQFSDFLSNELHPTWIQARDTELSEDINKLLNKLKIINELYDNKALIRYHKELEKVYNEFDLLKTTAIINEFENIYNEIKSHLNI; from the coding sequence ATGAGTTATTTTTTTCAAGACAATACTACCAATAATTTACAAGCTTCAACTGATAATTTTGGGAGTTCTCTGCCCTGTCCATTTTTAATCATTAATGACCAGTTCAATGTTATTTATGAGAATAACGAAGCCTCGCAAAGCTTTGGGAGCCAACTAGGCCATTCGATCTTTGAACATGTCATTCAAGACAGTTCCAAAATCTTAAAAGAAGATCTTATCGCTTTATCCATTGGCAATAAATTTATCAGAAACCAAATCATCTCATGCGGGGTATCGGATGAACGATGCTTCAAACTTACTTTCAAAAAAATTCTGGAGAATGGTCAAACATGTATTTCCATCATAGCTATTGACGCATCCGACCAATTAGCAGCAAAAAGAAAGCTCCACAACTTGAATTTAATCTTGTCAAATAGCTCGGAAATGATAGTATTTCTGGACAGCCAATACAACTTTCTCGTTGCCAACAAGACATTTCTCAAAGCTATCAATCTCCCTCTGGACTATATTCTAGGCAAATCCTATATCAAAATTATGGGAAAATTCGCCGACGAACAAAACATTAAAGACAGCTTGTTCGCTTGCCATGGCAAAAACACTATCAAATGCCAAGATTGGTTCAACTTTCCCATTCAAAAAAGAATGCACTTGGACTTGCGATACGACCCTGTTAAGGCTGAAAACAACAAGCTTAATGGAATCATAGTCAGTGCCAGAGACACTACAAACCTTTGGAAAGCAGAGCAAAAATACAAGCAAGTCTTGGATGCTTCGGAAGATGGATTTTGGGAATTAAATGTCAGAACTTTAAAGATTTTTCTCAGCAAGAAAATATACACAATGCTAGGCTACAACCCCGCTGATTTTAAAAACAATGAATTGCGAAATCTGCCTATCATAGAGATTGATGACAAAAAACTACTGGTCGAAAATTTCAAGAAATTTCTTCGCAGCAGAAAAGATTATTACAAGAGCGAATTCAGAGCCCAAACCAAAGATGGAGATTTAAAGCACATACTGATCAGAGGCAAAGTTATCGAGCGAACACATTCCGGGTTTCCCATCAAACTCATCGGAGCGCATACTGACATTACTGCTATTCGTGAAGGCCAACTAGAGCTTAAGAAAGCTAAAGAAGAAGCTGAAAGAGCGAATAATACCAAAAGCGAGTTTTTAGCTAACATGAGCCATGAAATCAGAACCCCTTTGAATGCGATATTGGGCTTTACTGACATATTAGCTTCCTCAAAGGGCTTGGAAGACAACGAAAGATCATATCTATCCTCCATCAAAAAAAGCGGTTCGACTCTTCTAGCCCTCATTAATGACATTTTAGATCTATCTAAAATCGAAGCAGGCAGGATGGACATAAATTCCGAAGTCACTGATTTTTACGGTTTTCTTAAAGATGTTCAACAAATATTCAAGCACAAATGCTTGCAAAAAGGCATAAACTTCAAGCTCTATCTTGATGAAAGCCTACCGCAATACTTGATCATAGATGCGATAAGATTGCGACAGATTCTTTTTAATCTGCTTGGAAACGCTATTAAGTTTACCGACAAGGGCTTTATATCCTTAGATATTGTCATTGAAAAAATTAATGCGAATACTCTAGATCTTGTAATAAAAATCAATGACACAGGCATAGGCATTGCCAAAGACCAACAAGAAGAAATTTTCGAAGCATTCAAGCAAACAGGTCAAAATAACAAAAAATATGAAGGCACAGGCTTGGGACTGGCGATTACCAAAAGACTAATTCATATCATGAATGGCGAATTGGAATTAAACAGCAGATTGGGGATCGGAACCACTTTCAGTATTAAACTCAAAAATATATCCATATGGAACCATGCAATGGAGATGGATTTGATTACCCAATCTCATAAAATTCATCAATTAGAATACGAATCGCCTAACATATATTTTATTTCCAAAAGTAAAAGCATTAAAGACAAAGTCGCCAATCAATGTAGCACTTTAGAAGCAAATCTGATATTAATCTCCGGTATCGAAAATGAACTATTGCACCAAATTAAAAACGGAGACTTTATCATCATTGACAAGTCATCAAAAGAATCATTGGATAAAGCTATTGAAATAATAAATAGACTTCCAGAAAGAATAAAACCAAGACTAGCCACTACATTCCCATATGAAAAGAAAATAATGAACTTAAGGGTGGTAAATGAAGACAAAATAGGCTCATTTATTGCTGAAAATCTTGCAGAAGATAAAAAGAACAAAGAATTTATTGATGAAGAACTAACTAGCATTATTTATTCTGTACCTTCGGAGATAGCTGTACAATTCAGTGATTTCTTAAGTAACGAATTGCACCCTACTTGGATTCAAGCTAGAGATACGGAATTATCTGAAGACATAAATAAACTTCTGAATAAATTAAAAATTATTAATGAGCTTTATGACAACAAAGCTTTAATTCGATATCATAAAGAACTTGAAAAAGTGTATAACGAATTCGATCTTTTGAAAACGACAGCCATTATCAATGAATTTGAAAATATTTATAATGAAATAAAAAGTCATTTGAATATTTAG
- a CDS encoding hybrid sensor histidine kinase/response regulator has product MNTNSTPKILIIDDISQNVQIAANILKDDNYNITYALSGRMALEKMKRISIDLILLDIMMPDMNGFELCSILKANPETSEIPIIFLTAKADIDNISKGFSLGAVDYITKPFNGNELRARVKTHLNLKQAKESLEQANFFKNQLLSIIGHDLRGLVGNTNTLFQMAELTFEKSPEKAKKFLSLGKESAANILVTLENLLEWGRIDNLDSNFDLRKNNILESINCCVVLLKNIAKNKNINIIVKQNCESDFALFDKRMIDTVIRNLIANAIKFSKEDSEIHLTVKDQESYLEVTVKDYGIGMTESKLSQINDFGKAATSEDGTSGEVGFGLGMQIVNKFLEQHDTKLKVTSQLDQGTSCIFKLQKATHMHQQLL; this is encoded by the coding sequence ATGAATACCAATAGTACACCAAAAATCCTCATCATTGATGATATCTCTCAAAATGTGCAAATTGCCGCCAATATCCTCAAAGATGACAATTATAATATAACATACGCGCTAAGCGGTCGAATGGCATTGGAAAAGATGAAAAGAATAAGCATTGACTTAATTCTTCTTGATATTATGATGCCGGACATGAACGGCTTTGAGCTTTGTTCTATTCTAAAAGCAAATCCCGAGACATCTGAAATCCCCATTATTTTCCTAACAGCCAAAGCGGATATCGACAATATATCAAAAGGTTTCTCTTTAGGTGCTGTGGACTATATCACAAAACCATTCAATGGAAATGAATTACGCGCAAGAGTCAAAACCCACCTAAATTTAAAGCAAGCTAAAGAATCTCTCGAACAAGCCAACTTTTTCAAAAATCAATTGCTGTCAATAATTGGCCATGACTTGAGAGGCTTGGTAGGAAATACCAACACGCTTTTTCAGATGGCTGAATTGACTTTTGAGAAGTCTCCTGAGAAGGCCAAAAAATTCCTTTCGCTAGGCAAAGAATCTGCCGCCAATATCTTGGTAACACTCGAAAACCTTCTGGAATGGGGAAGAATTGATAATTTAGACTCAAACTTTGATTTAAGAAAAAACAACATCCTTGAATCAATAAACTGCTGTGTCGTATTATTAAAAAACATTGCGAAGAACAAAAATATAAATATCATCGTCAAGCAAAACTGTGAAAGCGATTTCGCTCTGTTTGACAAAAGAATGATTGACACTGTCATTCGAAACCTTATAGCCAATGCCATCAAATTCTCAAAAGAAGACTCAGAGATACATTTGACAGTCAAAGACCAAGAGAGCTATCTAGAAGTTACTGTCAAGGATTATGGCATAGGAATGACTGAATCGAAATTAAGCCAAATCAATGATTTTGGAAAAGCCGCCACCAGCGAAGATGGGACCAGCGGAGAAGTTGGTTTTGGACTGGGCATGCAAATCGTAAATAAATTTTTAGAGCAGCATGACACCAAGCTTAAAGTAACCAGCCAGTTGGATCAAGGGACTTCATGTATATTTAAACTCCAAAAAGCAACTCATATGCATCAACAATTATTATAG
- a CDS encoding ABC transporter ATP-binding protein codes for MGAELLKVENVSKLYEATGVQALKNIEITVGNGECVGLVGQSGSGKSTLLKIIAGLEDSTEGRVLLKGKRVLRASETLVPGCRDIAVVNQRLDVDRYKSVYDNIAIFLRNYTKEYVGKKVRELLALCNLDGYEDKLALTLSGGEKQRVAIAQAIAKRALMIVFDEPFSNLDHHNRAVLEEEIKQIIKSTGIGALVITHNPQEVYYLCDRVYVLEGGQVMQSGEPESLYNSPNCKEVARIFGELNELANNEFSRPENVEIDLNGKGFKIIERRFFGISYRYQIESSKGKIIVAYDQRILEEGIEIGVSFKKTIKF; via the coding sequence ATGGGGGCAGAGCTTTTGAAAGTGGAGAATGTCAGCAAGCTGTATGAAGCAACTGGGGTTCAAGCTTTGAAAAATATAGAAATAACAGTTGGCAACGGAGAGTGTGTTGGCTTGGTGGGACAAAGCGGTAGCGGTAAGTCAACTTTATTGAAGATTATTGCGGGATTAGAAGATTCTACGGAAGGCAGGGTGTTGCTTAAAGGCAAACGAGTGCTCAGAGCTAGTGAAACTTTAGTGCCGGGTTGCAGAGATATAGCTGTCGTTAACCAACGACTGGATGTGGATCGTTATAAATCTGTATATGATAATATTGCCATTTTCTTAAGGAATTATACGAAAGAGTATGTTGGCAAAAAAGTGCGTGAGTTGCTGGCTTTGTGCAATCTGGACGGATATGAGGATAAATTGGCTTTGACATTGTCAGGAGGGGAGAAGCAAAGAGTGGCAATTGCCCAAGCAATAGCTAAGCGGGCGTTGATGATAGTATTTGACGAGCCATTTTCTAATCTTGACCATCATAACAGAGCAGTTCTTGAGGAGGAAATCAAACAAATAATCAAGTCTACAGGGATAGGTGCTTTGGTGATTACCCATAACCCTCAAGAGGTATATTATTTATGCGATAGAGTGTACGTATTGGAAGGCGGTCAGGTAATGCAAAGCGGAGAGCCGGAGTCGCTTTATAATTCACCTAATTGCAAGGAAGTCGCCAGAATATTTGGTGAACTAAATGAACTTGCCAATAATGAATTTTCAAGACCTGAAAATGTAGAAATAGATCTAAATGGGAAAGGATTTAAAATCATAGAGAGACGGTTTTTTGGGATTTCATATAGGTATCAAATAGAAAGCTCCAAAGGAAAAATAATAGTAGCCTATGATCAAAGAATTCTAGAGGAAGGAATAGAGATAGGTGTATCATTTAAGAAAACCATCAAGTTTTAA
- the trxA gene encoding thioredoxin: MKGNFNKLVNSKQPVLIDFYADWCGPCQTLSPIIKEISEEYAGKLKVIKVNVDKNQALAARFSIRSIPTLMMYKSGMQLFKKAGLMTKAELKKVVEKHV; the protein is encoded by the coding sequence ATGAAAGGAAACTTTAATAAGCTAGTGAACTCAAAACAACCTGTATTGATTGATTTCTACGCGGATTGGTGTGGGCCTTGCCAGACGCTTTCGCCTATAATAAAAGAAATCAGCGAAGAATATGCGGGGAAACTAAAAGTCATTAAAGTCAATGTAGATAAGAATCAAGCATTGGCGGCAAGGTTTTCAATTAGAAGCATTCCAACGTTGATGATGTACAAGTCAGGGATGCAATTGTTTAAAAAGGCAGGGTTGATGACTAAGGCTGAATTGAAAAAGGTTGTAGAGAAGCATGTTTGA